One window from the genome of Eucalyptus grandis isolate ANBG69807.140 chromosome 7, ASM1654582v1, whole genome shotgun sequence encodes:
- the LOC120296039 gene encoding uncharacterized protein LOC120296039, producing the protein MNFASPAYINEVIELIVLALKEDGSKVFGATRATNVADHHDFSGTAQAKDGEVPEESKLPRAADWAMVLEAATQRRTEVLMPENLENMWSKGRNYKIMEDLWL; encoded by the exons ATGAATTTCGCAAGCCCAGC GTATATCAATGAagtaattgaattaattgtccTTGCTCTTAAAGAGGATGGAAGCAAAGTATTTGGTGCTACCCGGGCAACTAATGTTGCTGACCACCATGATTTTTCTGGCACTGCTCAGGCTAAAGACGGTGAAG TTCCAGAAGAGAGTAAGCTGCCTAGGGCTGCTGATTGGGCGATGGTGCTGGAGGCGGCGACCCAGAGAAGAACTGAAGTTCTTATGCCTGAAAATCTTGAAAACATGTGGTCCAAAggaagaaattataaaataatggaAGATTTGTGGCTTTAA
- the LOC120296038 gene encoding protein NTM1-like 9: MEARQVGYRFKPTEEELVGHFLKRKLEGEKEDRPVIPEIYILRAKEDRPVIPEIYIYNWEAAQLFTLYDGNLSLVLRVLYFPTLSWSSKPSLVVALSKEKSNERECYCFCVGGRQRTTELGYWKETGRKRDIPASYTDKPIGFKRIFVYYEGRQPSGRRSDVVNHEYHLYSDDSNSEISDQVNPGVSIQSDHPMEMPIPDQSLSCIEEESLL, from the exons ATGGAGGCGCGGCAGGTGGGATACAGATTCAAGCCAACAGAGGAAGAACTCGTTGgtcatttcttaaaaaggaagctcgaaggagaaaaggaagatcGTCCCGTTATTCCTGAGATATACATCCTTCGAGCAAAGGAAGATCGTCCCGTTATTCCTGAGATATACATCTATAACTGGGAGGCTGCGCAATTATTTACGCTATATGATGGTAACTTAAGTTTAGTTCTTAGAGTTCTCTATTTCCCTACTTTATCATGGTCGAGTAAACCATCTTTGGTTGTAGCACTTTCAAAGGAAAAGTCAAATGAACGCGAGTGTTACTGCTTCTGTGTCGGTGGTCGTCAGAGGACTACCGAGTTGGGATATTGGAAAGAGACGGGTCGAAAGCGAGATATCCCAGCATCGTACACTGATAAGCCAATCGGGTTCAAGAGGATTTTCGTTTACTATGAAGGTCGACAACCAAGTGGCCGCAGGAGTGATGTGGTCAATCATGAATATCATCTATATTCAGATGATTCAAACAGTGAAATTTCGGACCAG GTAAATCCAGGAGTTAGTATTCAATCTGACCATCCAATGGAGATGCCTATTCCTGATCAGTCTCTGTCATGCATTGAAGAAGAGTCATTATTATAG